The following coding sequences lie in one Arachis hypogaea cultivar Tifrunner chromosome 4, arahy.Tifrunner.gnm2.J5K5, whole genome shotgun sequence genomic window:
- the LOC112795930 gene encoding probable F-box protein At4g22030: MASLLQNYSSSSLTLISSSIKRSRTTTVNAAIHVPKLPIFPSSLPKTNLLHHTLIKESTTTQFTEKKRVLDCNDNNNNKVVVELYAILEAVADRIEMHQNIGDQRDNWNTLLLNSINMITLTATTMAAVAATTGPLLALKLSSALLFSAATGMLLIMNKIQPSQLTEEQRNATRYLKQLQSEIQTTLALGNATEEYVKSATEKVLALDKAFPLPLLGAMLEKFPSKFEPAVWWPSTQFQTKSSNKKSQNNNKKMNGWSEELEVELREIVEVVKRKDSEDYERLGNIALKMNKALAIAGPLLTGIAAAGSAFLGNGNSWATMVPLVAGSLAAAINTFEHGGQVGMVFEMYRNSAGFFKQLETSIESTLEESDLERRENGNLFEMKVAMKLGRSVSQLRELASKSASSCVDEFASKLF; this comes from the coding sequence ATGGCTTCCTTATTACAAAactactcatcatcatcattaaccCTAATTTCTTCTTCTATAAAGAGGAGTAGGACTACCACTGTCAACGCCGCAATCCATGTCCCTAAGCTTCCAATCTTCCCTTCTTCCCTTCCAAAAACAAATCTGCTACATCACACACTTATAAAAGAATCCACAACTACTCAGTTTACGGAAAAGAAGAGAGTCCTCGActgtaatgataataataataacaaggtCGTTGTTGAACTCTATGCAATCTTGGAGGCTGTAGCTGACAGAATCGAAATGCATCAAAACATTGGGGATCAACGTGACAACTGGAACACTCTTCTCTTGAACTCAATTAACATGATCACTCTCACCGCCACAACCATGGCTGCAGTTGCTGCCACAACTGGTCCGCTTCTGGCTTTGAAACTATCTTCGGCCCTACTGTTTTCCGCCGCCACGGGGATGCTGCTCATCATGAACAAGATCCAGCCCTCTCAACTCACCGAGGAACAGCGTAATGCAACTCGATACTTGAAGCAGCTTCAGTCCGAAATTCAGACAACACTTGCTCTTGGAAATGCCACTGAGGAATACGTGAAGAGTGCAACAGAGAAGGTTTTGGCACTTGACAAagctttcccacttccattgttgGGAGCCATGCTTGAAAAATTCCCTTCTAAGTTTGAACCCGCAGTTTGGTGGCCTTCCACTCAGTTCCAAACGAAGAGTAGTaacaaaaaatcacaaaacaataaCAAGAAAATGAATGGATGGAGTGAAGAGCTAGAAGTGGAACTTAGAGAGATTGTTGAAGTTGTAAAGAGAAAAGACAGCGAGGACTATgagaggcttgggaacattgcaTTGAAGATGAATAAAGCTTTGGCCATTGCTGGTCCTTTGCTCACCGGCATTGCTGCAGCTGGATCTGCATTTCTTGGAAATGGAAATTCATGGGCTACAATGGTGCCTCTCGTGGCTGGTTCTTTGGCTGCCGCAATCAACACATTCGAGCATGGAGGCCAAGTTGGTATGGTGTTTGAAATGTACAGAAACTCTGCTGGCTTCTTCAAGCAGTTAGAAACCTCCATTGAATCAACTTTGGAAGAGAGTGATTTGGAAAGAAGAGAAAACGGGAATCTGTTTGAAATGAAGGTGGCAATGAAATTGGGAAGAAGCGTATCACAGTTGAGGGAACTTGCCTCAAAATCTGCTTCCTCTTGTGTTGATGAATTCGCCAGCAAGCTCTTCTAG